One window from the genome of Pandoraea fibrosis encodes:
- the tsaB gene encoding tRNA (adenosine(37)-N6)-threonylcarbamoyltransferase complex dimerization subunit type 1 TsaB: MSSITLLALDTSTEFCSVALYRHDPASGAPALVLERHLDTGPVSSTHILPAVREVLRDADVALAECNAIAFGAGPGSFTGLRTACGVAQGLAFGAKLPVVPVGTLLACAEAARALRVDTQRVLVALDARMNEAYWADYAWDATAGDWREVQPPSLDAAEQVRAPDAAFVVAGNAVLAFGDRLQASVQAQAVLTDAMPRARYVAALAARAFLRGEAIPADQAMPVYIRNKVAQTTAEREAIKQAAAQSGGKEAS; encoded by the coding sequence ATGTCTTCGATTACGCTTCTCGCTCTCGATACCTCGACCGAGTTCTGTTCGGTCGCCTTGTATCGCCATGACCCCGCCAGTGGGGCGCCGGCCCTTGTGCTCGAGCGCCATCTCGATACCGGTCCCGTTTCCAGTACCCATATTCTTCCCGCCGTGCGCGAGGTGCTGCGCGACGCCGATGTGGCGCTCGCCGAGTGCAATGCGATCGCCTTTGGCGCGGGCCCCGGCTCGTTTACCGGGCTGCGCACGGCCTGCGGCGTCGCGCAGGGGCTCGCTTTTGGCGCCAAACTGCCCGTGGTGCCCGTCGGTACGCTGCTCGCCTGTGCCGAAGCCGCGCGCGCGTTGCGTGTCGATACGCAACGGGTGCTTGTCGCGCTGGATGCGCGCATGAACGAGGCCTACTGGGCCGATTACGCCTGGGATGCCACAGCAGGCGACTGGCGCGAAGTCCAGCCACCGTCGCTTGACGCTGCCGAACAGGTGCGTGCCCCCGACGCCGCATTCGTCGTTGCCGGGAATGCCGTGCTGGCGTTTGGCGACCGGTTGCAGGCCAGTGTGCAGGCGCAAGCCGTCCTGACCGATGCCATGCCGCGTGCCCGCTACGTCGCCGCGCTGGCGGCACGCGCCTTCCTGCGGGGTGAAGCGATTCCTGCCGATCAGGCTATGCCGGTCTACATCCGCAACAAGGTGGCGCAGACGACGGCCGAGCGCGAAGCCATCAAGCAGGCGGCTGCGCAGAGCGGTGGCAAGGAGGCGTCCTGA
- a CDS encoding DEAD/DEAH box helicase, translating to MSALAQTYFPTSEENTDAIVVDAAPAPSTDGQPTFAELGLNPAILTALTTAGYTSPTPVQQRAIPAALAGRDLLVSSPTGSGKTAAFMLPAIHRFAEMQASGELGSRAPAAHPRNQPAAPGEKPRKGQRVRRVAAQPLLLVLTPTRELAQQVSTAADTYGKQLRRLRTVSILGGMPYPRQLEMLAKQPEIIVATPGRLLDHISSGKIDLSQLMMLVLDEADRMLDMGFIDDIQTIVDATPESRQTLLFSATIDGRMGEITRRLLRDPETIEITRGSEQRTNANIEQTLHYVDDRAHKDRLLTHLLGNDALDQAIVFTSTKRDADLIADQLEQAGFDSAALHGDMPQGVRNRTLRALRERRVRVLVATDVAARGIDVPGITHVFNYDLPKFAEDYVHRIGRTGRAGRRGVAVSLAAHGEIGAVRRIERYTREPLPVNVVAGFEPRRSPPKGGAGGGGKRPGQGRGGPRHGQGNGGGRWSNSNSAPRYGNSSGNGGSGGGYQGGQRFGGAKPAGAPFERRESSGYQGGYQQGEGGNGGNGFSNGSATDRFERRSPRPADGNRQDRGARSFDAPRQDRGFGNRNGGGFNKRRSG from the coding sequence ATGTCTGCGCTCGCGCAGACGTACTTCCCCACGTCTGAAGAAAACACCGACGCTATTGTTGTCGACGCCGCGCCGGCGCCCAGCACCGACGGTCAGCCCACGTTCGCCGAACTCGGCCTGAACCCTGCCATTCTGACGGCCCTCACCACCGCTGGCTACACCAGCCCGACGCCGGTCCAGCAGCGCGCGATTCCCGCAGCGCTTGCCGGGCGCGATCTGCTCGTATCGAGCCCGACGGGTTCGGGCAAGACGGCCGCCTTCATGCTGCCGGCCATCCATCGCTTCGCAGAAATGCAAGCGAGTGGCGAACTGGGTAGCCGTGCACCGGCCGCCCATCCGCGCAATCAGCCGGCCGCCCCGGGCGAAAAGCCCCGCAAGGGCCAGCGCGTGCGCCGTGTGGCCGCTCAACCGCTGCTGCTCGTGCTCACGCCGACGCGCGAACTGGCACAACAGGTCTCGACCGCTGCCGATACGTATGGCAAGCAACTGCGCCGCCTGCGCACCGTCAGCATTCTGGGCGGCATGCCCTACCCGCGTCAGCTCGAAATGCTGGCCAAGCAGCCCGAAATCATCGTGGCAACGCCGGGCCGTCTGCTCGATCACATCTCGAGCGGCAAGATCGACCTGTCGCAACTGATGATGCTGGTGCTCGACGAAGCCGACCGCATGCTCGACATGGGCTTCATCGACGACATCCAGACGATCGTCGACGCCACGCCCGAGTCGCGTCAAACGCTGCTGTTCTCGGCAACGATCGACGGCCGCATGGGTGAAATCACGCGTCGTCTGCTGCGCGATCCGGAAACCATCGAGATCACGCGTGGCAGCGAACAACGCACCAACGCAAACATCGAGCAAACGCTCCACTATGTGGACGACCGCGCCCACAAGGATCGCCTGCTCACGCACCTGCTCGGCAACGACGCACTCGATCAAGCCATCGTGTTCACGTCGACCAAGCGCGACGCCGACCTGATCGCCGACCAGCTCGAACAAGCCGGTTTCGACAGCGCTGCGCTGCACGGCGACATGCCCCAAGGTGTGCGTAACCGCACGCTGCGCGCACTGCGCGAGCGTCGTGTTCGCGTGCTCGTGGCCACCGACGTGGCGGCACGCGGTATCGACGTGCCGGGCATCACGCACGTATTCAACTACGATCTGCCGAAGTTCGCGGAAGACTACGTCCACCGCATTGGCCGCACCGGCCGTGCCGGTCGTCGTGGCGTGGCGGTGAGCCTCGCTGCCCACGGCGAAATCGGTGCCGTGCGCCGCATCGAACGTTACACGCGTGAGCCGCTGCCGGTAAACGTGGTCGCCGGTTTCGAACCGCGTCGCTCGCCGCCGAAGGGTGGCGCGGGCGGTGGCGGCAAGCGTCCGGGTCAGGGCCGTGGCGGTCCGCGTCACGGTCAAGGCAACGGTGGTGGCCGCTGGAGCAACAGCAACAGCGCCCCGCGTTACGGCAACAGCAGTGGTAACGGTGGCAGCGGCGGTGGCTATCAAGGTGGCCAACGCTTCGGCGGCGCCAAGCCGGCCGGTGCACCGTTCGAGCGTCGCGAAAGCAGCGGCTATCAAGGCGGCTACCAGCAGGGCGAAGGCGGCAACGGCGGCAATGGCTTCTCGAACGGCAGCGCAACCGATCGCTTCGAGCGTCGCTCGCCGCGTCCGGCCGACGGCAACCGTCAGGATCGTGGCGCCCGTAGCTTCGACGCCCCGCGTCAGGACCGTGGCTTCGGCAATCGCAACGGCGGCGGCTTCAACAAGCGTCGCAGCGGCTGA
- the pip gene encoding prolyl aminopeptidase has protein sequence MYPPVEPFESGMLEVGNGHAIYWERCGNPLGKPAVFLHGGPGGGCSPEHRRLFDPAKYCVTLFDQRGCGRSTPHASLDHNTTWDLVEDIERLRAKFGYAQWQVFGGSWGSTLALAYAQAHVDRVSEIVVRGIFTVRREELQWYYQSGASWLFPDRWEAFLAPIPLEERGDLMRAYRKRLTHPDEAVRIEAARAWSMWEGSTITLLPDDQLTEAFGDPHYAIAFARIENHYFVHDGFLAPNQLIDGASCLRDVPGVIVQGRYDMATPARTAWALHKAWPEADFYWAPDAGHAFSEPTILHWLIEATDRFAASR, from the coding sequence CTGTATCCACCGGTCGAGCCTTTCGAGAGTGGCATGCTCGAAGTCGGAAATGGGCACGCTATTTATTGGGAGCGATGCGGTAATCCGCTCGGCAAACCCGCGGTGTTTCTCCACGGTGGTCCGGGCGGCGGCTGTTCGCCGGAGCATCGACGGCTGTTCGATCCCGCGAAGTATTGTGTGACGTTGTTCGATCAGCGTGGATGCGGACGGTCTACCCCGCACGCGAGTCTCGATCACAACACGACATGGGATCTGGTCGAGGACATTGAGCGGCTGCGCGCGAAGTTCGGATATGCGCAGTGGCAGGTGTTCGGCGGTTCGTGGGGCAGCACGCTGGCGTTGGCCTACGCGCAGGCGCATGTGGATCGGGTGAGCGAAATCGTCGTGCGGGGTATTTTCACTGTGCGCCGCGAAGAATTGCAGTGGTACTACCAGAGTGGCGCCTCATGGCTGTTTCCCGATCGCTGGGAGGCGTTTCTGGCGCCGATCCCGCTCGAAGAGCGCGGCGATCTGATGCGGGCTTATCGGAAGCGGCTGACCCATCCCGACGAGGCAGTCAGAATCGAGGCGGCGCGCGCGTGGAGCATGTGGGAGGGGAGCACCATCACGCTGCTGCCGGACGATCAGCTTACCGAAGCCTTCGGCGATCCTCACTACGCGATAGCGTTCGCCCGCATCGAGAATCACTACTTCGTGCACGATGGTTTTCTCGCGCCGAATCAATTGATCGACGGCGCGTCCTGTTTGCGCGACGTTCCGGGGGTGATCGTGCAGGGGCGCTATGACATGGCGACGCCTGCGCGCACGGCGTGGGCGCTGCATAAGGCCTGGCCGGAAGCGGATTTCTACTGGGCGCCGGACGCCGGGCATGCGTTCAGCGAGCCGACCATCCTGCATTGGCTGATCGAGGCGACGGATCGGTTTGCTGCTTCGCGATGA
- the aceB gene encoding malate synthase A, with the protein MSLTLPPGMQLHVDAADIYPEYEAILTPDALAFIAKLHRAFEPRRQALLAERVARAARLDAGEVPDFLPETQAIRDADWRIAPLPAALQCRRVEITGPVERKMIINALNSGADSYMTDFEDSNAPSWHNQLQGHINVRDAVRGTISLEQNGKQYKLNDKVATLIVRPRGWHLDEKHVSVDGARMSGSLFDFGLHFFHNAKASLERGFGPYYYLPKLESHLEARLWNDVFVLAQNELGVAQGTIKATVLVETILAAFEMDEILYELREHSAGLNAGRWDYIFSCIKKFKVDADFCLADRSRITMTVPFMRAYALLLLKTCHHRNAPAIGGMSALIPIKNDPEANEKAMAGIRGDKARDATDGYDGGWVAHPGLVPVAMDEFVKVLGDRPNQIDKQRDDVSVKGRDLLEFKPEAPITEAGLRNNINVGIHYLGAWLAGNGCVPIHNLMEDAATAEISRSQVWQWIRSPKGKLEDGRKVTAELVRELIPQELANVKEGVGQVAPTYDRAAVIFEQMSTSEDFVDFLTLPLYEEV; encoded by the coding sequence ATGTCCCTGACGTTGCCCCCCGGCATGCAACTGCATGTCGATGCCGCCGATATTTATCCCGAATACGAAGCGATCCTGACCCCCGACGCGCTCGCTTTCATCGCCAAACTGCACCGTGCGTTCGAGCCACGCCGTCAGGCGTTGCTGGCCGAGCGCGTCGCACGCGCGGCGCGACTCGACGCCGGCGAAGTGCCGGATTTCCTGCCGGAAACCCAGGCGATCCGCGACGCCGACTGGCGTATCGCGCCGCTGCCGGCGGCGCTGCAATGCCGTCGCGTGGAGATCACCGGCCCGGTCGAGCGCAAGATGATCATCAACGCACTGAACTCGGGCGCGGACAGCTACATGACCGATTTCGAGGACTCGAATGCCCCGAGCTGGCACAACCAGTTACAAGGTCATATCAATGTGCGCGATGCGGTGCGCGGCACCATCAGCCTCGAGCAGAACGGTAAGCAGTACAAACTGAATGACAAGGTCGCCACGCTGATCGTGCGTCCGCGGGGCTGGCATCTCGACGAGAAGCATGTGAGTGTGGACGGTGCACGCATGTCGGGCAGTCTGTTCGACTTCGGTCTGCACTTCTTCCATAACGCCAAGGCGTCGCTCGAGCGAGGCTTTGGGCCGTACTACTATCTGCCGAAGCTCGAAAGTCACCTCGAAGCACGGCTGTGGAACGACGTGTTTGTGCTCGCACAGAACGAACTGGGCGTGGCGCAAGGCACGATCAAGGCGACGGTGCTCGTCGAGACGATTCTGGCCGCGTTCGAGATGGACGAGATCCTGTACGAGTTGCGCGAGCACAGCGCCGGCCTGAATGCGGGCCGCTGGGACTACATCTTCTCTTGCATCAAGAAGTTCAAGGTTGACGCCGACTTCTGTCTAGCCGATCGCAGCCGCATCACCATGACGGTGCCGTTCATGCGTGCCTACGCGCTCTTGCTGCTCAAGACATGCCACCACCGCAACGCGCCTGCCATCGGCGGCATGAGTGCGCTGATTCCGATCAAGAACGATCCGGAAGCGAACGAGAAGGCAATGGCCGGGATTCGCGGCGACAAGGCGCGCGACGCAACCGACGGTTACGACGGCGGTTGGGTGGCGCATCCGGGTCTGGTGCCCGTAGCGATGGACGAGTTTGTGAAGGTGCTGGGCGATCGCCCGAATCAGATCGACAAGCAACGTGACGATGTGAGCGTCAAGGGCCGCGATCTGCTGGAGTTCAAGCCGGAAGCGCCGATCACGGAGGCCGGGCTGCGTAACAACATCAACGTCGGTATCCACTATCTGGGGGCGTGGCTTGCTGGCAATGGTTGCGTACCGATTCACAACCTGATGGAAGACGCTGCAACGGCCGAGATCTCGCGCTCGCAGGTGTGGCAATGGATTCGCTCGCCGAAGGGCAAGCTCGAGGACGGCCGCAAAGTGACTGCCGAGCTGGTGCGCGAGCTGATCCCGCAGGAACTTGCCAACGTCAAGGAAGGGGTGGGGCAGGTGGCGCCGACCTACGATCGCGCCGCCGTCATCTTCGAGCAAATGAGCACGAGCGAGGACTTCGTCGACTTCCTCACGTTGCCGCTGTACGAAGAGGTCTGA
- a CDS encoding haloacid dehalogenase type II: MTSRIQAVIFDAYGTLFDVYAVAAAAEQQFPGRGTALAELWRVKQIEYTQLRTLSGPGGERYRPFWDITVDALRYAAARLNLTLTPVAEKRLMDEYTCLSVFPENPPVLRALRAMGLGLGVLSNGDPRMLDVGLKSAGIKDLFDHVLSVDVVRKYKTAPEAYQLGPDAFGLPVDAIVFVSSNGWDAAGATWFGYPTFWVNRAGLPVEQLGVTPQGMGRDMRDLQRFVEAVTGARA; this comes from the coding sequence ATGACCTCCCGCATTCAGGCCGTGATCTTCGATGCCTACGGCACGCTGTTCGACGTGTATGCCGTTGCGGCGGCAGCCGAACAGCAGTTTCCGGGGCGCGGGACGGCGCTCGCAGAGCTGTGGCGGGTGAAGCAGATCGAGTACACGCAACTGCGCACCCTCTCCGGTCCCGGGGGCGAACGCTATCGCCCGTTCTGGGACATCACCGTCGATGCGCTGCGTTATGCCGCCGCCAGGCTGAATCTGACGCTTACGCCGGTCGCCGAGAAGCGTTTGATGGACGAGTACACCTGCCTGTCCGTCTTCCCCGAGAACCCGCCCGTCCTTCGCGCATTGCGTGCGATGGGTCTCGGCCTCGGCGTGCTGTCGAACGGCGATCCCCGAATGTTGGATGTCGGCCTGAAGAGTGCGGGCATCAAGGACCTGTTCGACCACGTGTTGTCGGTCGACGTCGTGCGCAAATACAAAACGGCCCCCGAGGCCTATCAACTTGGACCGGATGCGTTCGGCTTGCCGGTCGACGCCATCGTTTTCGTCTCCAGCAATGGCTGGGACGCGGCCGGTGCTACCTGGTTCGGTTACCCGACGTTCTGGGTCAACCGCGCCGGGCTGCCGGTCGAACAACTCGGCGTAACGCCGCAAGGGATGGGGCGCGACATGCGCGACTTGCAGCGATTTGTCGAGGCAGTGACGGGAGCGCGCGCCTGA
- a CDS encoding LysR family transcriptional regulator, which produces MDRFKQIETFVAVAGKGSLSAAATLEGVAPAVIGRRIDALESRLGVKLLVRTTRRVTLTFEGSAFLEDCQRILNEMHNAEATVSAGGVKASGHLRLSGPAGFGRRHVAPLLPVFIESHPDVTVTLDLSDRLVDLVNEGFDCAIRLGELPDSSLVSLRLGENRRVCVASPAYLAKRGRPDSLDALAAHNCLAFGSTANQQRGWTFAQDGKVVTIRVNGNMECTDGAVLHDWCLDGYGLAWRSWWEVGDDIRAGRLVTVLDDFAAPPIGIHAVFPQRRHLPLRVRLFIDHLKHHYSSAAYWQDDTPQMST; this is translated from the coding sequence GTGGATCGCTTTAAACAAATCGAAACTTTCGTCGCCGTTGCCGGCAAGGGAAGTCTGTCGGCCGCCGCGACGCTCGAAGGGGTGGCGCCAGCCGTGATCGGACGCCGCATCGACGCTCTCGAATCCCGACTGGGCGTGAAGCTGCTCGTGCGCACGACCCGACGCGTCACCCTGACCTTCGAGGGCTCGGCATTTCTCGAGGACTGCCAACGCATTCTCAACGAAATGCATAACGCCGAGGCGACCGTGTCGGCGGGTGGCGTCAAGGCGAGCGGCCACTTGCGGCTGTCGGGACCGGCGGGGTTCGGACGGCGTCACGTCGCCCCGCTGCTGCCGGTATTCATCGAATCGCACCCCGACGTCACGGTGACACTCGACCTCTCGGACCGGCTCGTCGATCTGGTCAACGAAGGCTTCGACTGCGCTATCCGCCTGGGTGAACTGCCCGATTCAAGTCTCGTGTCGCTGCGATTGGGCGAGAACCGGCGTGTCTGCGTGGCGTCGCCCGCCTATCTCGCCAAGCGCGGACGCCCCGACTCTCTCGACGCCCTCGCCGCTCACAACTGCCTCGCCTTCGGGTCGACCGCCAATCAACAACGCGGATGGACTTTCGCGCAGGACGGCAAGGTCGTCACCATCCGCGTGAACGGCAATATGGAATGTACCGACGGCGCCGTGCTGCACGACTGGTGTCTGGACGGCTATGGCCTCGCCTGGCGTTCGTGGTGGGAGGTCGGCGACGATATTCGTGCCGGCAGACTCGTGACGGTACTTGACGACTTTGCCGCGCCTCCTATCGGCATTCACGCCGTGTTCCCGCAACGCCGCCATCTGCCGTTGCGGGTGCGCCTGTTCATCGACCATCTCAAGCATCACTACAGCAGTGCCGCCTATTGGCAGGACGACACTCCACAAATGTCCACCTGA
- a CDS encoding universal stress protein, whose amino-acid sequence MFTHILIPTDGSELSQKAVNGGLELARALGARVTGYCCLAEYPYSPFSEYVLEAPATFSERIAEEACAHLDRLAEAAAAAGVPFDRDSSTFPAPYLGIIDAAERHGCDVILMASHGRRGLTSLLLGSETQRVLVHSKIPVLVYR is encoded by the coding sequence TTGTTTACCCACATCCTCATTCCGACCGACGGCTCGGAGCTATCGCAAAAGGCCGTCAATGGCGGGCTGGAATTGGCGCGCGCGTTGGGGGCGAGAGTGACCGGCTATTGTTGCCTCGCCGAATATCCCTACTCGCCTTTCAGCGAATATGTACTCGAAGCGCCAGCCACCTTCAGCGAGCGCATTGCCGAAGAGGCCTGCGCCCACCTCGACAGACTGGCCGAAGCCGCCGCCGCCGCCGGCGTGCCGTTCGACCGTGACAGTTCCACCTTCCCCGCGCCCTATCTGGGCATCATCGACGCAGCGGAGCGGCACGGGTGCGACGTTATTCTGATGGCCTCGCACGGACGACGCGGTCTCACGAGCCTGTTGCTCGGCAGTGAGACACAGCGCGTGCTGGTTCACTCGAAGATTCCGGTACTTGTCTATCGGTGA
- the aceA gene encoding isocitrate lyase has product MTTRQEQVKQLEQDWANNPRWAGVKRGYSAEDVVRLRGSIQPEQTLARRGAERLWTQINEQPFVNALGALTGNQAMQQVKAGLQAIYLSGWQVAGDANLAGEMYPDQSLYPANSVPQVVRRINNTFTRADQIQWQEGKNPGDEGYIDYFAPIVADAEAGFGGVLNAFELMKAMIEAGAAGVHFEDQLASVKKCGHMGGKVLVPTREAVAKLVAARLAADVLGVPTVLIARTDAEAADLITADVDPIDQPFCTGERTVEGFYRTRNGLDQAIARGLAYAPFVDLVWCETGKPDLEFAKQFAEGIHKHFPGKMLSYNCSPSFNWKKNLDDATIAKFQKELGAMGYKFQFITLAGFHSLNYSMFNLAHGYARRQMSAFVELQEAEFAAADKGFTAVKHQREVGTGYFDAVTQTIERDASTTALKGSTEDEQFFDEKKAQVKVA; this is encoded by the coding sequence ATGACGACGCGTCAAGAACAAGTGAAGCAACTCGAGCAGGACTGGGCGAACAATCCGCGTTGGGCAGGCGTCAAGCGTGGCTATTCGGCAGAAGACGTGGTCCGTCTGCGTGGCTCGATCCAACCGGAACAGACGCTGGCTCGCCGTGGTGCCGAGCGTTTGTGGACCCAGATCAATGAGCAACCGTTCGTCAACGCGCTGGGCGCCTTGACGGGCAACCAGGCCATGCAACAGGTCAAGGCCGGTCTTCAGGCCATTTACCTGTCGGGCTGGCAAGTTGCAGGCGACGCCAACCTTGCCGGCGAAATGTACCCCGACCAGTCGCTGTACCCGGCCAATTCGGTGCCGCAGGTCGTGCGTCGTATCAACAATACGTTCACGCGTGCCGACCAGATTCAATGGCAAGAAGGCAAGAACCCGGGCGATGAAGGCTATATCGACTACTTCGCGCCGATCGTGGCCGATGCCGAAGCCGGTTTCGGCGGCGTGCTCAACGCGTTCGAACTGATGAAGGCGATGATCGAGGCCGGCGCCGCAGGCGTTCACTTCGAAGATCAGCTCGCTTCGGTCAAGAAGTGCGGCCACATGGGCGGCAAGGTGCTCGTGCCGACGCGCGAAGCGGTCGCCAAGCTGGTGGCGGCTCGTCTGGCTGCCGACGTGCTCGGCGTGCCCACGGTGCTCATCGCCCGTACCGACGCCGAAGCGGCAGACCTGATCACCGCTGACGTCGACCCGATCGATCAGCCGTTCTGCACGGGCGAGCGCACTGTCGAGGGCTTCTATCGCACGCGCAATGGCCTGGATCAGGCGATCGCACGCGGTCTGGCCTACGCGCCGTTCGTCGATCTGGTGTGGTGCGAGACCGGCAAGCCGGATCTCGAATTCGCCAAGCAGTTTGCCGAAGGCATTCACAAGCACTTCCCGGGCAAGATGCTCTCGTATAACTGCTCGCCGTCGTTCAACTGGAAGAAGAACCTCGACGACGCCACCATCGCCAAGTTCCAGAAGGAACTCGGTGCGATGGGCTACAAGTTCCAGTTCATCACGCTGGCCGGTTTCCACAGCCTGAACTACTCGATGTTCAACCTGGCGCACGGCTATGCCCGCCGTCAGATGAGCGCCTTCGTGGAGTTGCAGGAAGCGGAATTCGCCGCTGCCGACAAGGGCTTTACGGCAGTCAAGCACCAGCGCGAGGTGGGTACGGGCTACTTCGATGCCGTCACGCAAACGATTGAGCGCGACGCATCGACCACGGCCCTGAAGGGTTCGACGGAGGACGAACAGTTCTTCGACGAAAAGAAGGCGCAGGTCAAGGTCGCCTGA